GGCCTGTACGAGGCGTACCTGCCCGCGGCAGCCGCGGTCACGTCCAACTCGGTCGAGACGGCGCGCCGCTACTCCTACCTGAGGGACGACATCCGGCCGATCCTGAACGGCGTCGATCCGGACCCCTTCTCACACCAGACCGAGGTCCCCCCCGACCTGGCGTCGCTGCCCGGTCCGATCCTCGGTTACGTCGGGAAGCTGCAGGAGCGTCTGGACGTGGGCTTGGTCTCCCACCTGTCCGGCCGATTCCCGCGCGCATCGATCGTGCTGCTCGGACCCGTGCTCTCGCGACGGCACATCGCCCCCCTGCGGTCGCTGCCCAACGTCCACCTCCTCGGTGACCGTCACTACAGCCTGCTCCCCGCCTACGTGCGCGCCTTCGACGTGGCGATCGCGCCGCACGCGGTGGGGGAAGCCGAGATCGGCGGGGACATGATGAAGCTCTACGAGTACGCGGCCGCGTCCAGACCGATCGTCACCACACCGGTCGCGGGCACCGACCGCTTCCCGACCATCGACGTCCGCGGCACGGCGAGCGGGTTCGGCGATGCCGTCGCCCGCTACCTCGAGGAGGCGATCTCGTCCGTCGAGCATCCATGGGTCCACTCGCACACCTGGTCTGCGCGCACGGCAGAGCTCGTCGAGCACATCCGTTCCGCCGTAGAGGCGGCGACGTGAGGATCGCGATGCTGGGCACCCGCGGGGTGCCCGCGCGTTACTCGGGGTTCGAGACGTGCGTGGAGGAGGTTGGACGGCGTCTCGTCGCACGGGGCCACGAGGTGACCGTCTACTGCCGTGGCTCGGGTCCGGACCGTCACCTCGGGATGCGGCTCGTCCACCTCCCGGCGCCGAGGCTGAAGGTGGCGGAGACCCTCGTCCACACCCTCTTCAGCGTCGTCCACGCCTCCAGGCAGCGATACGACTCTGTCGTCCTCTTCAACGCGGCCAACGCCGTCCTGTTGCCGCTCGTGCGGGCTCCCATGGCCGTGCACGTGGACGGGCTCGAGTGGAAGCGAGCGAAATGGGGGCCGGTAGGGAAGCGCTGGTACCTCGCCTCCGAGCGTCTCGCCGTGCGGTGGGCGGACACCCTCATCGCCGACGCCGCGGGGATCTCCGCCTACTACCGGGACCGCTACGGCGCGGACACCCGCCTCATCTCCTACGGGGCCCCCATCGTCGGGGGGCCCGACCCTGAGCGTCTGAGCTCGATGGGGCTGTCACCCGCGGGCTTCCACCTGATCGTCGCCCGCTTCGAGCCTGAGAACAACATCGACCTGATGCTCGAGGGCTACCGGCGCTCCTCGATCGGGCTCCCGCTCGTGGTCGTGGGCGACGTCTTCTACCGCAGCGCCTACGCGCGCGAGGTGCGCGCGCGGTACTCCGGTGTTCCAGGGGTCAGGTTCGTGGGGGGTGTCTGGGACCAGGAGCTCCTCGACTCCCTCTACGCGGGGGCGGCCACCGTGCTGCACGGCCATTCGGTCGGCGGGACGAACCCCTCGCTCCTGCGGGCGATGGGGGCGGGGGCGACCGTGCTCGCCTTCGATGTCACGTTCAACCGGGAGGTGCTCGGCGACACCGGGAGGTTCTTCTCCGACCCGGACGGGCTCGCGGAGCTGCTCCGGTCCCACGCCGCCGGCGACCTCCCAGCCCTCGGGGACCGCGCCCGCGGACGCGCTCGGGAGCGCTACGTGTGGGACGACGTGGCTCGAGCCTACGAGGACCTCTGCCGCGAAATATCCGCCTAGCCGGAATACCATTCCGGTGATGGAATCGGGACTCCTGCAGTACCTCAGGCTCTTCCGCAAGCGCCTCTGGTTGGCAGCCGGTGTCGCCGCGGTCGTGGTCGGCCTGGCGGTCGCGTACTCAGTCACCGCCACCCCCCGCTACGAGGCGACCGCCCGCCTGCTGGTCGGACAGAGCCAGATATCGAGGACCGAGGTGCAGCAGGGCGTCCAGATAGCCCTCCTCTCCCAACAGCTGCTCGAGACGTACGCCGACCTCATCAAGCGGAGGCCGATCGCCGAGAAGGCGGTGGAGGAGGCGGGGCTCCCCGTCCAGCCGGCCGATCTCGCCGAACGGCTCCGCGCCGAGCCCGTGGGCAACACGCTCGGGATAGAGCTGAGCTACCGGACGACCGATCCCGTCCTGGCTCAGCGGGTCGTGAACGCGGTCGCGGAGGCGTTCGTCTCGGAGGTGGAGCGGCTCGAGACCCCGGGTGCGGGCGAGGCAGCTGTGAAGGTGACCGTGGTGGAGCCGGCGATGCAGCCCGACGAACCGGTCAGCCCCAAACCGGTTCGCAACGTCGCCATCGCACTGGTGCTGGGCGCC
The window above is part of the Actinomycetota bacterium genome. Proteins encoded here:
- a CDS encoding glycosyltransferase translates to MDVIAFPLHSWSKGLREGFRTRDLHILQHLARHPEVERILVVDRPVTLAEWVARREPLGLPGHGSERLSRTSRLVEAGDRTHVLRTFVPALVGPVLRRRAWLHRAFRPALGPMVRRAAGRIGVRRPVALCWNVNALPVAGSLGHPLAIDLLDDWLRHPQYRAAHPRLRGLYEAYLPAAAAVTSNSVETARRYSYLRDDIRPILNGVDPDPFSHQTEVPPDLASLPGPILGYVGKLQERLDVGLVSHLSGRFPRASIVLLGPVLSRRHIAPLRSLPNVHLLGDRHYSLLPAYVRAFDVAIAPHAVGEAEIGGDMMKLYEYAAASRPIVTTPVAGTDRFPTIDVRGTASGFGDAVARYLEEAISSVEHPWVHSHTWSARTAELVEHIRSAVEAAT
- a CDS encoding DUF1972 domain-containing protein is translated as MRIAMLGTRGVPARYSGFETCVEEVGRRLVARGHEVTVYCRGSGPDRHLGMRLVHLPAPRLKVAETLVHTLFSVVHASRQRYDSVVLFNAANAVLLPLVRAPMAVHVDGLEWKRAKWGPVGKRWYLASERLAVRWADTLIADAAGISAYYRDRYGADTRLISYGAPIVGGPDPERLSSMGLSPAGFHLIVARFEPENNIDLMLEGYRRSSIGLPLVVVGDVFYRSAYAREVRARYSGVPGVRFVGGVWDQELLDSLYAGAATVLHGHSVGGTNPSLLRAMGAGATVLAFDVTFNREVLGDTGRFFSDPDGLAELLRSHAAGDLPALGDRARGRARERYVWDDVARAYEDLCREISA